The following proteins come from a genomic window of Spea bombifrons isolate aSpeBom1 chromosome 10, aSpeBom1.2.pri, whole genome shotgun sequence:
- the PHLPP2 gene encoding PH domain leucine-rich repeat-containing protein phosphatase 2 yields MKRSGSKNCLSQRSCLGSREREWLREDPGRGCVYLYGADQGCPDVVLCTVDTSASEICASEGRDCLYVQLNGDLIRKLDPQERPLRMIYTYLADLGFHDAVRIQDEAAHSDLSCMIRFYSEKPTSLEQLDRILLSGVFNVRKGKTQLHKWAERLVVLCGTSLIVSSVKECQTGKMHILPLVGGKVEEVKRRPYCLAFSSAEAQAPTYHVSFDSPSEYLRWHRQATKVMSQRLSTVDLSCQSLEEVPEHLFYSQDLTSLNLRHNFMQAKSPGGVSGLCRFSQLRVLNLSQNRLGEFPIEICDITALTELNMSCNGLTEVPAEICHLVNLQNLNLEGNSLKSLPEDLGCLQQLSSLGLSFNDFSDIPTVYEKLVCVEKLCMAGNSVETLSLHSLKNMPHVKHIDLRMNLLNQVVGNSLEAINHITYFDVRDNALTELDLSCLGSLEQIRCERNQLRVLTLCGFSLRTIYASSNCLTAVSVFLAPALLTLLDLSRNCLTAVPEWLCEAKKLEVLDLSWNLLPELPSRVMSSQSLRKLLLGHNQLKSLPSLVENIPLDTLDVQHNLLSHLPESLFLMALNLRFLNASGNVLESLPSLSNGEDVVSRLQVLYLTNNRLTDQYVPLLTTHSNLRVLHMAYNQLDTFPASKLHKLEMLEELDLSGNRLKSIPSTVSHLKRLHTLLAHSNCISVFPEIFNLPHIQLVDLSCNNLMEIPIPETLPPALHDLDLKGNSELVLNHQLLDIFSHVPILKIDNKPFPNADMAAPTLPWAHGLAEMSGQRNKLCVSSLAVADFAEGLEALYGMFDGDRNEEVPRLLQCTMGDVLLEEMQQSSCDRTFMCHTFLVSHRMMGMAGQKLGSSALLCYIGHGVPDNNGSFSLTVANVGTCKAVLCRNGQALSLSKVFSLEHCLEDMLRIKEQKAIITEDNKVNGVTCCTRMLGCTYLHPWVLPKPHIVTVPLTIQDELLILGNKALWEYVLPAEAVKAIRHLADPLAAAKKLCTLAQSYGCQDNIAALVVCLNIGEDACTCEMHTLSLPNAAGASSVAATKESPDSATPSSSSGIASEFSSEMSVSEVSSEVGSTASDEHAMAGLDFGVIPRTDRRCSLHPIPSASTFQRQPSCATFSSNQSDNGLDSDDDLQGEGIITNGSRVEVEVDIHCSRQHTPEVPAISTFHALEDDGGISVQVLQENSQNYNQPAASSQEKDNATTACSGPGVFMKKHSNGSVVPLEEILNLIEVASVAPKRKTGYFCAPSQVDPDDQLVVPPHLQHEVNEQLCDAEQVLQDRTAGHEEFDTAL; encoded by the exons AAAAACCAACGTCTTTGGAGCAACTGGACCGGATTCTGTTATCTGGAGTATTTAACGTACGCAAAGGCAAAACCCAGCTGCACAAGTGGGCCGAGAGACTGGTGGTCCTCTGCGGAACTTCCTTAATCGTGTCGTCTGTGAAGGAATGTCAGACTGGGAAAATGCACATTCTGCCACTTGTCGGTGGCAAA GTGGAGGAGGTTAAGCGGAGGCCGTACTGCTTGGCGTTCTCCTCCGCCGAAGCGCAAGCTCCCACGTACCACGTCAGTTTTGATTCCCCGTCAGAGTACCTGCGATGGCATCGGCAAGCAACTAAA gTCATGTCTCAGAGACTCAGCACAGTGGATCTATCATGTCAAAGCTTGGAAGAGGTTCCAGAGCACCTGTTCTACTCCCAGGATCTCACTTCACTAAACCTACGTCACAACTTCATGCAAGCGAAGAGCCCCGGGGGAGTGAGCGGTCTATGCAG GTTCTCTCAGCTGAGGGTTCTTAACCTGTCCCAAAACAGACTAGGAGAATTCCCAATCGAGATCTGTGACATTACGGCCCTGACCGAGCTCAACATGTCCTGCAACGGCTTGACGGAGGTGCCAGCAGAAATCTGTCACCTGGTCAA TTTACAGAACTTGAATCTGGAAGGGAACTCCTTGAAGTCGTTGCCAGAAGACCTTGGGTGCTTGCAGCAGCTTTCGTCGCTGGGACTCTCGTTCAATGATTTCAGTGACATCCCAACGGTGTATGAGAAGCTCGTCTGCGTGGAGAAGCTGTGCATGGCAGGCAACTCTGTGGAGACTCTGAGTCTTCACTCGCTAAAGAACATGCCTCACGTGAAACACATAGACCTCAG AATGAACCTTCTCAATCAAGTCGTCGGCAACAGCTTGGAGGCAATAAACCACATCACGTACTTTGACGTACGAGACAATGCTCTAACAGAACTGGACCTCAGCTGCTTGGGAAGCCTGGAACAGATACGCTGTGAACGCAACCAGCTGAGGGTGCTAACACTCTGTGGGTTCTCTCTGAGAACCATTTACGCCAGTTCCAACT GTCTGACTGCAGTAAGTGTGTTTTTGGCCCCTGCTCTGCTCACTTTGTTGGATTTATCCAG GAATTGCTTGACAGCCGTTCCAGAATGGCTTTGTGAGGCTAAGAAGCTGGAGGTTCTAGATCTCAGCTGGAATCTTCTCCCAGAACTACCGTCGAG GGTGATGAGCAGTCAGAGCCTCCGAAAGCTGCTTCTTGGACATAACCAGCTGAAGAGTCTCCCCAGCCTGGTGGAGAATATCCCCTTGGACACACTGGACGTGCAGCACAACTTGCTAAGTCACCTCCCCGAATCACTCTTCTTAATGGCTTTAAA TCTCAGGTTCCTCAATGCTTCTGGAAATGTTCTGGAATCCCTTCCTTCATTGAGTAATGGAGAGGACGTTGTAAGTAGGCTGCAAGTGCTTTATTTGACCAACAACAGATTAACAGACCAGTACGTTCCTCTGCTGACCACGCACTCAAACCTCAGGGTCCTGCATATGGCATACAACCAGCTGGACACCTTCCCGGCGAG CAAACTCCACAAACTGGAGATGTTAGAAGAGCTGGACCTTAGTGGAAATCGTCTGAAGTCCATCCCCAGCACTGTGTCCCACCTCAAGCGTCTCCACACGCTCTTGGCTCACTCCAACTGTATCAGCGTTTTCCCAGAAATCTTTAACCTGCCACATATCCAG CTGGTTGACTTGAGCTGTAACAACCTGATGGAAATCCCAATCCCTGAAACTCTCCCTCCTGCCCTGCATGACTTGGATCTGAAAGGCAACAGCGAGCTGGTCCTTAATCACCAGCTTCTTGACATCTTCAG CCATGTACCCATACTTAAAATTGACAACAAGCCTTTCCCGAATGCTGATATGGCTGCGCCAACCTTGCCGTGGGCTCATGGATTGGCAGAGATGTCTGGCCAGAGAAACAA GCTGTGCGTGTCCTCCCTCGCAGTGGCGGACTTTGCTGAGGGTCTGGAGGCGTTGTACGGCATGTTTGATGGAGATCGGAATGAAGAAGTGCCACGGTTACTACAATGCACCATGGGAGATGTTCTTCTGGAGGAGATGCAACAGTCGAGCTGTGACAGAACCTTCATGTGTCATACGTTCCTCGTGTCACACAG AATGATGGGAATGGCCGGTCAGAAGCTGGGCTCCTCAGCCCTCCTATGTTACATTGGACACGGTGTACCGGATAACAATGGCAGCTTCTCCCTAACGGTGGCCAACGTAGGAACCTGTAAGGCCGTCCTGTGTAGGAACGGACAGGCTCTCTCCCTCTCCAAAGTATTTAGCTTGGAACATTGCCTGGAGGATATGCTGAGGATTAAGGAACAAAAGGCGATTATCACCGAG GACAATAAAGTGAATGGTGTTACCTGCTGCACCCGTATGTTAGGCTGCACCTATCTACACCCTTGGGTGCTGCCCAAGCCTCATATCGTTACAGTACCACTTACTATCCAGGACGAACTCTTGATCCTGGGCAATAAAGCTTTGTGGGAGTATGTGCTGCCTGCAGAAGCTGTAAAAGCCATCCGCCATCTTGCTGACCCGCTGGCAGCTGCCAAGAAACTATGCACTTTGGCCCAAAGCTATGGCTGCCAGGACAACATCGCAGCTCTGGTTGTTTGTTTGAACATCGGAGAGGATGCTTGCACCTGTGAAATGCACACGCTAAGCTTACCAAACGCAGCTGGGGCAAGCTCGGTGGCCGCAACGAAAGAATCTCCTGATTCTGCCACACCGTCCTCGAGCAGCGGCATAGCATCGGAGTTCAGCAGCGAGATGTCCGTATCGGAGGTCAGTAGTGAGGTTGGCTCAACCGCTTCTGATGAACATGCCATGGCTGGGTTAGACTTCGGGGTCATCCCGAGGACTGACCGGAGATGTAGCCTTCATCCTATTCCCTCAGCCAGCACATTCCAGCGTCAGCCATCTTGTGCCACTTTCTCCAGCAACCAGTCTGACAATGGTCTGGACAGTGATGATGACCTGCAGGGTGAAGGTATTATCACCAATGGCAGCAGAGTGGAAGTAGAGGTGGACATCCATTGCAGTAGACAGCACACACCTGAAGTCCCTGCCATCAGCACTTTTCACGCTTTGGAGGATGACGGAGGGATCTCTGTTCAGGTACTCCAAGAAAACAGCCAAAACTACAACCAACCAGCAGCTTCAAGCCAAGAAAAGGACAATGCAACAACTGCTTGCTCTGGACCAGGCGTGTTTATGAAGAAACATTCGAATGGCTCTGTCGTGCCACTGGAAGAAATTCTTAACCTAATTGAAGTGGCCTCAGTGGCTCCTAAAAGAAAAACGGGTTACTTTTGCGCACCTTCTCAGGTGGATCCTGATGACCAGCTGGTGGTCCCACCTCACTTGCAGCACGAGGTCAACGAACAGTTGTGTGATGCAGAGCAGGTATTACAGGACAGAACCGCCGGACACGAAGAGTTCGATACAGCGTTGTAA